A single region of the Musa acuminata AAA Group cultivar baxijiao chromosome BXJ1-11, Cavendish_Baxijiao_AAA, whole genome shotgun sequence genome encodes:
- the LOC135585864 gene encoding uncharacterized protein LOC135585864 isoform X1 — MLWDRLSLSLSLIRSILQYIKSLGSTDEVAKSYYSTLRSASVFGSDPVMLRMQLLPARLIKPRAIPSRPASSALLSSSSPAAGATTTLEDVAANRKGLAKVVLKKGKTQVFKNGNPMVYSGAVDRIIGRPPPKTGDAVLVADGSERAIGWGMYNSVSMFCVRLMQLEEEVSRDPSYALNMEKLLEARLDAAVDLRQSMGLPSDDTNVYRLVNSEGDRLSGLIVDVFGDVAVIASSAAWIEKYKQEIEFLVGRVRNVNHIKWRPSIDILKEEGLEISYQGDPGSSSFPGRVKVMENGICYLISLEGQKTGFYADQRESRRLISSISRDRRVLDVCCYSGGFALNASFGGAKDVIGIDSSSPALELAKENIQLNKLDPGRISFLREDATEFMKGAAARNESWDVVILDPPKLAPRRKVLQSASGMYRNLNSLAMQITKRGGLLMTCSCSGAMTQSGLFLRVLQGAASMAGRRITVLRQAGVACDHPIDPSYPEGAYLTNFLLRIL, encoded by the exons ATGTTGTGGGaccggctctctctctctctctctcttatccgtTCGATACTCCAGTACATCAAAAGCTTAGGCAGCACCGACGAAGTGGCGAAGAGCTACTACAGCACACTGAGGTCAGCAAGTGTGTTCGGTTCCGACCCAGTAATGCTTCGCATGCAGCTCCTCCCCGCTCGCCTCATAAAACCCAGAGCCATCCCCTCTCGTCCTGCATCCTCCGcactcctctcctcttcctcgcCCGCCGCCGGCGCTACCACCACCTTAGAAGATGTCGCCGCCAACCGTAAAG GTTTGGCGAAAGTTGTCTTAAAGAAAGGGAAGACACAAGTCTTTAAGAATGGAAATCCCATGGTTTACAGCGGTGCAGTTGACAGAATCATTGGTAGGCCTCCTCCTAAGACAGGCGATGCTGTTCTGGTGGCAGATGGATCAGAGAGGGCAATAGGGTGGGGTATGTACAATTCGGTGTCAATGTTCTGTGTCAGACTAATGCAATTAGAAGAAGAGGTGTCAAG GGATCCAAGCTATGCACTGAACATGGAGAAGCTGCTTGAAGCAAGACTTGATGCTGCTGTAGATTTACGTCAGAGCATGGGACTTCCTTCGGATGACACAAATGTATATCGTCTAGTGAACAGTGAGGGGGATAG GTTGTCAGGTTTAATTGTGGACGTTTTTGGCGATGTTGCAGTAATAGCCTCATCTGCTGCATGGATCGAGAAATATAAACAGGAAATTGAGTTCCTTGTTGGCAGAGTCAGAAATGTAAACCATATAAAGTGGAGACCTTCAATTGATATTCTGAAAGAAGAAGGACTCGAAATATCATATCAAGGAGACCCTGGCTCTTCTTCATTCCCTGGAAGAGTAAAG GTCATGGAGAATGGCATATGTTACTTAATCTCATTAGAGGGACAGAAAACAGGGTTCTATGCAGATCAGCGTGAAAGTCGTCGACTGATTTCATCTATTTCAAGAGATCGGAGAGTCCTTGATGTTTGCTGTTATAGTGGTGGTTTCGCATTGAATGCATCATTTGGTGGTGCAAAGGATGTCATTG GAATTGATTCATCATCACCTGCCTTGGAACTTGCAAAAGAGAACATCCAACTCAACAAATTGGATCCAGGAAGGATctcatttttaagagaagatgcaACAGAGTTCATGAAAGGTGCTGCTGCCAGAAATGAATCATGGGATGTGGTAATTTTGGACCCTCCAAAATTAGCACCTCGAAGAAAG GTGCTACAAAGTGCATCTGGCATGTACAGAAATCTGAACTCATTGGCCATGCAAATCACAAAGAGAGGTGGTCTACTAATGACATGTTCATGTTCTGGAGCTATGACACAGAGTGGGTTGTTCCTGCGTGTTCTTCAG GGTGCTGCATCGATGGCAGGGAGAAGAATCACAGTCTTGCGTCAAGCTGGCGTCGCATGCGACCATCCGATCGACCCCTCCTACCCGGAGGGTGCCTACCTCACCAACTTCTTGCTCCGCATCCTCTGA
- the LOC135585864 gene encoding uncharacterized protein LOC135585864 isoform X2 yields the protein MVYSGAVDRIIGRPPPKTGDAVLVADGSERAIGWGMYNSVSMFCVRLMQLEEEVSRDPSYALNMEKLLEARLDAAVDLRQSMGLPSDDTNVYRLVNSEGDRLSGLIVDVFGDVAVIASSAAWIEKYKQEIEFLVGRVRNVNHIKWRPSIDILKEEGLEISYQGDPGSSSFPGRVKVMENGICYLISLEGQKTGFYADQRESRRLISSISRDRRVLDVCCYSGGFALNASFGGAKDVIGIDSSSPALELAKENIQLNKLDPGRISFLREDATEFMKGAAARNESWDVVILDPPKLAPRRKVLQSASGMYRNLNSLAMQITKRGGLLMTCSCSGAMTQSGLFLRVLQGAASMAGRRITVLRQAGVACDHPIDPSYPEGAYLTNFLLRIL from the exons ATGGTTTACAGCGGTGCAGTTGACAGAATCATTGGTAGGCCTCCTCCTAAGACAGGCGATGCTGTTCTGGTGGCAGATGGATCAGAGAGGGCAATAGGGTGGGGTATGTACAATTCGGTGTCAATGTTCTGTGTCAGACTAATGCAATTAGAAGAAGAGGTGTCAAG GGATCCAAGCTATGCACTGAACATGGAGAAGCTGCTTGAAGCAAGACTTGATGCTGCTGTAGATTTACGTCAGAGCATGGGACTTCCTTCGGATGACACAAATGTATATCGTCTAGTGAACAGTGAGGGGGATAG GTTGTCAGGTTTAATTGTGGACGTTTTTGGCGATGTTGCAGTAATAGCCTCATCTGCTGCATGGATCGAGAAATATAAACAGGAAATTGAGTTCCTTGTTGGCAGAGTCAGAAATGTAAACCATATAAAGTGGAGACCTTCAATTGATATTCTGAAAGAAGAAGGACTCGAAATATCATATCAAGGAGACCCTGGCTCTTCTTCATTCCCTGGAAGAGTAAAG GTCATGGAGAATGGCATATGTTACTTAATCTCATTAGAGGGACAGAAAACAGGGTTCTATGCAGATCAGCGTGAAAGTCGTCGACTGATTTCATCTATTTCAAGAGATCGGAGAGTCCTTGATGTTTGCTGTTATAGTGGTGGTTTCGCATTGAATGCATCATTTGGTGGTGCAAAGGATGTCATTG GAATTGATTCATCATCACCTGCCTTGGAACTTGCAAAAGAGAACATCCAACTCAACAAATTGGATCCAGGAAGGATctcatttttaagagaagatgcaACAGAGTTCATGAAAGGTGCTGCTGCCAGAAATGAATCATGGGATGTGGTAATTTTGGACCCTCCAAAATTAGCACCTCGAAGAAAG GTGCTACAAAGTGCATCTGGCATGTACAGAAATCTGAACTCATTGGCCATGCAAATCACAAAGAGAGGTGGTCTACTAATGACATGTTCATGTTCTGGAGCTATGACACAGAGTGGGTTGTTCCTGCGTGTTCTTCAG GGTGCTGCATCGATGGCAGGGAGAAGAATCACAGTCTTGCGTCAAGCTGGCGTCGCATGCGACCATCCGATCGACCCCTCCTACCCGGAGGGTGCCTACCTCACCAACTTCTTGCTCCGCATCCTCTGA
- the LOC103971770 gene encoding GTP-binding protein ERG isoform X2 has translation MIALRAISRVLSSSSPPPPSTSKILSSHLYRSCLSRSFAARALRQTPAPAPADSDADLPSADFDSSAFSLPTQAPTAPKRPIWDEAHRARADEVLFGKAAAQSRSHPEVVEDDDEDEERERSTRLARALLEAALGQPDEDEEEDMVVKEEDQRSLSVGIIGAPNAGKSCLTNFMCFFDTPGLMIGQHGYPYRTDVKVRVESAWSSIGLYDLLIMMFDVHRHLTMPDTRVIKLIKQMGEKVHSKQKRVLCMNKVDLVEDKKDLLKVAKEFADLPGYDKYFMISGLKGSGIKDLVQYLMDQAVKRPWDEDPTTMSEEIMKTISLEVVREKMLDHIHQEIPYVIEHRLMDWKELRDGSLRVEQHFITPKPSQRQILVGKNGSKIGRIGIEANEELRSIFKRNVHLILQVRVARKRNA, from the exons ATGATAGCCTTGAGAGCCATCTCTAGGGttctctcctcctcttctcctccgccTCCTTCTACTTCTAAGATTCTTAGCTCTCATCTGTATCGATCCTGCCTCTCTCGATCCTTCGCCGCCCGCGCCCTACGCCAAAcccccgcccccgcccccgccgACTCCGACGCCGACCTCCCCTCCGCTGACTTCGACAGCTCCGCCTTCTCCCTTCCCACCCAGGCTCCGACCGCCCCCAAGAGGCCGATCTGGGACGAGGCCCACCGCGCGAGGGCCGACGAGGTTCTTTTCGGGAAGGCGGCCGCTCAGAGCCGGAGCCACCCGGAGGTGGTGGAGGACGACGACGAGGACGAGGAGAGGGAGAGGTCCACCAGGCTTGCCAGGGCTCTTCTTGAGGCGGCGCTGGGTCAGCCCGATGAGGACGAGGAAGAGGACATGGTGGTCAAGGAGGAGGATCAGCGGTCGCTCTCGGTCGGGATCATTGGTGCGCCCAATGCTGGCAAGTCTTGCCTGACGAACTTTATG TGTTTCTTTGATACACCAGGTCTCATGATAGGCCAACATGGATACCCTTACAGGACTGATGTTAAAGTTCGTGTAGAAAGTGCTTGGAGCTCTATTGGACTATATGATCTGTTGATAATGATGTTTGACGTACATAGGCATCTGACcat GCCTGACACAAGGGTGATCAAGTTGATTAAACAAATGGGAGAAAAGGTTCACTCTAAGCAAAAGCGGGTGTTATGCATGAACAAAGTTGATCTTGTAGAAGACAAGAAAGACTTGCTAAAAGTTGCCAAAGAATTTGCAGATCTTCCTGGATATGATAA GTACTTTATGATATCTGGATTAAAAGGTTCAGGAATCAAAGACCTTGTTCAGTATCTGATGGATCAG GCAGTTAAAAGACCTTGGGATGAAGACCCCACCACCATGAGTGAAGAAATAATGAAAACTATATCACTGGAGGTTGTGCGGGAAAAGATGCTAGATCATATTCATCAG GAAATTCCTTATGTTATTGAACACCGGTTGATGGATTGGAAGGAACTAAGAGATGGTTCCCTTAGGGTGGAGCAACACTTCATCACACCAAAACCGAGCCAGCGCCAGATTCTTGTTGGAAAAAATGGCTCTAAAATTGG GAGAATAGGCATTGAAGCCAACGAAGAGTTGAGATCAATATTTAAGAGAAATGTTCATCTCATCCTCCAAGTTAGGGTAGCTCGAAAAAGGAATGCATGA
- the LOC135597484 gene encoding pentatricopeptide repeat-containing protein At1g79490, mitochondrial-like, with amino-acid sequence MLLRLRSLNLSQPLPHFLRHPKTLNPTLRCLSSPSSSQSQGPLPSSEPAEWTDEIVYLDESGDVICSGRGLRPAEPGRDAHVLDGGLLRPIPRSAAASKLVELARRWRWGPDLDAHLDRLPFPPDPSLLSVALAALPAADPQPALSLFRWARRQPWFAPSDSTYALLLDRLFSAADFDAIQSLFDDILKAATFDDAEPSLTSFSSSLNLVVQYLCQASKLEISFSCFKKLRDAGFREFNTQTYNSLITLFLCKGLPFKAFEIYESMASSGCSLDASTYDLMVPALAKSGRLDAALRLFQEMKAKEGSGRPGLPIYAALVDSMGKAGRLDAAVGLYQELQSVGYRPSVTMYVSMIESLVKAGKLDAGLKLWNEMKGAGFRPNFGLYTMMVESHARSGRLETAASIFADMERSGFLPTPSTYACLIEMHSAAGQVDPAMRLYNSMTNAGLRPGLSTFTSLLSVLANKKLLDLAAKVLLEMKAVGFAVDVNASDVLMIYIKGGSTELALRWLRFMGSAGIRTNNFIIRQLFESCMKAGLYDSAQPLLETYVGSAAKVDLILYTSILAHLVRCKDEKNERAIMDIMSSAKHRAHEFMCGLFTGPEQRKKPVLSFVREFFQEIDYELEESAARYFVNVLLNYLVLMGQMNRARCVWKVAYENKLFPKAIVFDQHIAWSLDVRNLSVGAALVSVVHTLHRFRKRMLYYGVVPRRIKLVTGPTLKMVVAQMLQSVESPFEVSKVVLRAPGDSVLEWFKKPIVQQFLLNEIPSKADVLMHKLNVLFPSSAPEVRLLSPPKPLAVPR; translated from the coding sequence ATGCTTCTCCGTCTCCGCAGCCTCAACCTCTCTCAGCCTCTACCTCACTTTCTCCgccaccctaaaaccctaaaccctacacTTCGCTGCCTCTCCTCCCCTTCCTCTTCCCAATCCCAAGGCCCGCTTCCGTCGTCGGAGCCCGCCGAATGGACGGACGAGATCGTCTACCTGGACGAGTCGGGCGATGTCATTTGCTCCGGCCGCGGCCTCCGCCCCGCCGAGCCCGGCCGAGACGCCCACGTCCTTGACGGCGGCCTTCTCCGCCCCATCCCCCGTTCCGCCGCTGCCTCTAAGCTAGTCGAGCTCGCTCGCCGCTGGCGCTGGGGCCCCGACCTTGACGCCCACCTCGATCGTCTCCCTTTCCCCCCAGACCCTTCCCTCCTCTCTGTCGCCCTCGCCGCCCTCCCGGCCGCTGACCCTCAGCCGGCCCTCTCCCTCTTCCGCTGGGCCCGCCGCCAACCCTGGTTCGCCCCGTCCGACTCCACCTATGCCCTCCTCCTCGATCGTCTCTTCTCTGCGGCTGACTTCGATGCCATCCAGTCCCTCTTCGATGACATCCTCAAAGCTGCCACCTTTGACGATGCCGAGCCCTCTTTGACATCTTTCTCCTCTTCCCTCAATCTCGTGGTCCAGTATCTGTGCCAGGCTTCGAAGCTGGAGATCTCCTTTTCCTGTTTCAAGAAACTACGAGACGCCGGATTCAGGGAATTCAACACCCAGACTTACAATTCTCTCATCACCCTCTTCCTATGCAAAGGCTTGCCCTTTAAGGCCTTCGAGATCTACGAGTCCATGGCGAGTAGCGGTTGCTCGCTCGATGCCTCCACCTATGATCTGATGGTTCCTGCCCTTGCCAAGTCTGGTCGGCTCGATGCTGCCCTCCGTCTCTTCCAAGAGATGAAGGCAAAGGAAGGCTCCGGCAGGCCAGGGCTCCCGATATATGCGGCCCTGGTGGATTCCATGGGGAAGGCTGGGCGGCTGGATGCAGCAGTGGGGCTGTACCAGGAGCTGCAGTCAGTCGGATATAGGCCGTCGGTCACAATGTATGTATCCATGATCGAGTCTTTGGTGAAGGCCGGGAAGCTCGATGCTGGCTTAAAGCTTTGGAACGAGATGAAAGGTGCTGGCTTTCGTCCAAATTTTGGTTTGTATACGATGATGGTCGAGTCCCATGCCAGATCGGGGCGGCTTGAGACGGCTGCCTCCATCTTTGCTGATATGGAGAGGTCAGGGTTCCTCCCAACACCATCCACTTATGCTTGCCTCATTGAGATGCACTCTGCTGCTGGACAGGTGGACCCTGCAATGAGGCTCTACAATTCGATGACCAATGCTGGACTTCGGCCGGGATTGAGTACCTTTACATCCCTGTTGAGCGTTCTTGCTAATAAGAAACTTTTGGACTTGGCTGCAAAGGTTCTCCTTGAGATGAAAGCTGTTGGATTTGCTGTGGATGTTAATGCCAGTGATGTGCTGATGATATACATCAAGGGTGGGTCGACAGAGCTGGCTTTGAGGTGGCTGAGATTCATGGGTTCTGCTGGAATCAGGACCAACAACTTCATTATAAGGCAGCTTTTTGAGTCTTGCATGAAGGCTGGGCTTTATGATTCTGCACAGCCATTGCTTGAGACCTATGTGGGATCAGCTGCAAAAGTGGATTTGATACTCTACACTTCAATTCTTGCACATTTGGTCCGCTGCAAGGACGAGAAGAATGAGCGGGCTATAATGGACATCATGAGTTCGGCAAAGCACAGGGCTCATGAGTTCATGTGTGGGCTCTTCACTGGACCAGAGCAGAGGAAGAAACCTGTGCTATCGTTTGTGAGGGAGTTCTTTCAGGAAATTGATTATGAATTAGAAGAGAGTGCCGCAAGATACTTTGTTAATGTGCTTTTGAATTACTTGGTGCTAATGGGCCAGATGAACCGAGCCAGATGTGTTTGGAAGGTAGCCTATGAGAATAAGTTGTTCCCCAAGGCTATTGTCTTTGACCAGCATATTGCATGGTCTTTGGACGTGCGAAACTTGTCTGTGGGGGCAGCTCTGGTGTCCGTGGTGCATACACTGCATAGGTTTAGGAAGAGGATGCTGTACTATGGTGTAGTGCCTCGACGCATAAAGTTGGTGACAGGCCCCACGCTGAAGATGGTTGTGGCTCAGATGCTTCAATCGGTGGAGTCACCATTTGAGGTGAGCAAGGTCGTGCTCAGGGCTCCAGGGGATTCAGTCCTGGAGTGGTTCAAGAAGCCTATTGTCCAACAGTTCTTGTTGAATGAAATACCATCAAAGGCAGATGTTTTGATGCACAAGCTTAACGTACTGTTCCCGAGCTCTGCACCAGAGGTTCGGTTACTTTCTCCTCCCAAGCCACTAGCTGTGCCAAGGTAA
- the LOC103971770 gene encoding GTP-binding protein ERG isoform X1 encodes MIALRAISRVLSSSSPPPPSTSKILSSHLYRSCLSRSFAARALRQTPAPAPADSDADLPSADFDSSAFSLPTQAPTAPKRPIWDEAHRARADEVLFGKAAAQSRSHPEVVEDDDEDEERERSTRLARALLEAALGQPDEDEEEDMVVKEEDQRSLSVGIIGAPNAGKSCLTNFMVGTKVAAVSRKTNTTTHEVLGVMTKGNTQICFFDTPGLMIGQHGYPYRTDVKVRVESAWSSIGLYDLLIMMFDVHRHLTMPDTRVIKLIKQMGEKVHSKQKRVLCMNKVDLVEDKKDLLKVAKEFADLPGYDKYFMISGLKGSGIKDLVQYLMDQAVKRPWDEDPTTMSEEIMKTISLEVVREKMLDHIHQEIPYVIEHRLMDWKELRDGSLRVEQHFITPKPSQRQILVGKNGSKIGRIGIEANEELRSIFKRNVHLILQVRVARKRNA; translated from the exons ATGATAGCCTTGAGAGCCATCTCTAGGGttctctcctcctcttctcctccgccTCCTTCTACTTCTAAGATTCTTAGCTCTCATCTGTATCGATCCTGCCTCTCTCGATCCTTCGCCGCCCGCGCCCTACGCCAAAcccccgcccccgcccccgccgACTCCGACGCCGACCTCCCCTCCGCTGACTTCGACAGCTCCGCCTTCTCCCTTCCCACCCAGGCTCCGACCGCCCCCAAGAGGCCGATCTGGGACGAGGCCCACCGCGCGAGGGCCGACGAGGTTCTTTTCGGGAAGGCGGCCGCTCAGAGCCGGAGCCACCCGGAGGTGGTGGAGGACGACGACGAGGACGAGGAGAGGGAGAGGTCCACCAGGCTTGCCAGGGCTCTTCTTGAGGCGGCGCTGGGTCAGCCCGATGAGGACGAGGAAGAGGACATGGTGGTCAAGGAGGAGGATCAGCGGTCGCTCTCGGTCGGGATCATTGGTGCGCCCAATGCTGGCAAGTCTTGCCTGACGAACTTTATG GTTGGAACAAAGGTTGCTGCTGTCTCACGGAAGACTAATACAACTACTCATGAAGTTTTAGGAGTGATGACGAAAGGAAATACTCAAATA TGTTTCTTTGATACACCAGGTCTCATGATAGGCCAACATGGATACCCTTACAGGACTGATGTTAAAGTTCGTGTAGAAAGTGCTTGGAGCTCTATTGGACTATATGATCTGTTGATAATGATGTTTGACGTACATAGGCATCTGACcat GCCTGACACAAGGGTGATCAAGTTGATTAAACAAATGGGAGAAAAGGTTCACTCTAAGCAAAAGCGGGTGTTATGCATGAACAAAGTTGATCTTGTAGAAGACAAGAAAGACTTGCTAAAAGTTGCCAAAGAATTTGCAGATCTTCCTGGATATGATAA GTACTTTATGATATCTGGATTAAAAGGTTCAGGAATCAAAGACCTTGTTCAGTATCTGATGGATCAG GCAGTTAAAAGACCTTGGGATGAAGACCCCACCACCATGAGTGAAGAAATAATGAAAACTATATCACTGGAGGTTGTGCGGGAAAAGATGCTAGATCATATTCATCAG GAAATTCCTTATGTTATTGAACACCGGTTGATGGATTGGAAGGAACTAAGAGATGGTTCCCTTAGGGTGGAGCAACACTTCATCACACCAAAACCGAGCCAGCGCCAGATTCTTGTTGGAAAAAATGGCTCTAAAATTGG GAGAATAGGCATTGAAGCCAACGAAGAGTTGAGATCAATATTTAAGAGAAATGTTCATCTCATCCTCCAAGTTAGGGTAGCTCGAAAAAGGAATGCATGA